The Chiroxiphia lanceolata isolate bChiLan1 chromosome 4, bChiLan1.pri, whole genome shotgun sequence genome includes the window CATTTTCCAAGATTTATCTGTAGTCATTCTTTAACATTATGTTGTCTGAACATAGGATTGCTTCAATCTgtgcttctttcttctctctttaatTTGTCACATTCATGAACATTTTCTGTGCAAGTGCAGAGAAGTAGAACTATCTCTCACCTGGCTATGTTACTGAATCTTACCCAAACTTAGGAGCCTGTGTTTAATCTGATTGTCTGGACTCCCTTAACAGATCATGGAGATGGAGCCAATTGTGTGTAGAGTGTAATACTGTAAAATGAGACAGATTGCTACTGATTATCATTTTCTGTGATCACAGGCAGGGCAACTTGGCTTGCTTTCCTTAATAATCTTAAGGACCCTTTTAGAAGCTGCACATGGGTCTTTTTAAGTCTGTGGATCAGAAGCTGCAGAGAACTGGACTAGGCTGCAGAAGCCAAGCTGTTCTGATGTTTTCATGTCAATCCTCAGTTCCCCTGATGCAGCCAGTAACTGCCTTTTCCAACTGCTCTGGTCTGAGTTTTTCTCGAGGATGGGTGGCTGGGGCTGAACATAACATTGCAGGAAAAGTCACACCATCTGAaacatgtttttccttcagtctgTCACACGTGTGATTCATAACATCCTGTGATTGACTCGTGTATCTAGGTTGTCATCTGTTTTAATACTTTCCAACCTGATGAACTCTGTGCTTAAAGGAAAAGTCTTCATTGGTAGTCACTGTTGTCAAGACTTTGCATCTGCTTCTGTTGGGTTTCACCctatttttactgtttcaaaacaattttatgTGATACTGTAATCCTCTCTCTCAGTGATGCATCTTAAATTCTTGCTGTCAGCAGATTTTCTTGGCACTTggacttccctttttttttaatgtaaaaaaacaCTGGTAAAAGTGGTAAACAAGGCAACTTTCAGGACACTTGCAATTTCTAAATAAGTAGTTTTACTGAAACATTTGGATCAAAGGAATGCAGAACTGTGGCAATGGGAGAACAATTTCATAGCAGCTGTAACTTTCATGAGGGCAgattgaattttaaatttacctTCATTGTCTACAGAACGTTTAATATTCCTTGAGTTCTGAGTCTCAAGAAGAACTCAGCTTTCATTCCCAgggagaaaacattttcagctcAAAAGCCTGAATACTAATCAATCTGCCCCAGCCATCAGGGATCAGCTGTGCATGACAGACAGGAAGCCAGGACTCAGCTTTTTCCCAAGAAATGGGAATTGCCTTTCAGATGTGTGTGATAGAGCCACACTCTAGTATTGGAAACAATAGTCACATGTTAAGCTAACATGCAAAGGTTTatgcattattttctttgggtttttttttccttttatgcaTATTTTGATACTACAAACCACAGCGTGGTCCCAGTTTAGGCATTAAATAAGCTGAAGTTAGATGTTCTTCATGGGAGGGTTTGATTCCAGTGGAtacactgcagggacagagtTCTTAGTCCTgtttttggtggtggtgttaTCAAGCATGGCTTGATTTCTTCCTACTTTTATGTAATACCACAATAGACGGCGAACAAAACTTTGGGCAAGATGACATTATTTTTGGCAATAACAAAAACCGTGTCAGCTGAGGGTTGTACTGTGAGGTAACATGTATTTTGTGTTACTTTCAAATGAAAGTGCTATTGCCAAGatttcagcatttgtttttataaaaatcctaaaaaatacAGTCTCCAACAAACCTTcagaaatttgcattttttatcaAGCTGTGCCATCGTTCTTCCTGGCCTCACTCGTGAGCGGCTTTGAAAGCCAAAGTTTCAGAAATTGTGTAAATGCAACAGTTTTCTTCAGCACAAACTTTTCAGTACGATTAATTCAGAAGAGTAGACTTCTGTGATCATGTAGCTCCCCTTGCTACAGGTAAATCTGTACTGTTTTCCGACATGAGTAGTAAACCACATTTTTCTCCCACTGTCTTTCCCTTTCCAGATACAGCTGTGGGATACTGCAGGCCAGGAGCGCTTCAGGAAGAGCATGGTGCAGCACTACTACAGGAATGTACACGCTGTGGTGTTCGTGTACGACATGACAAACATTGCCAGTTTCCACAGTCTGCCCTCATGGATAGAGGAGTGCAAACAGCACCTTCTTGCCAACGATATCCCACGGATTCTGGTTGGAAATAAGTGTGACCTGAGAAGTGCCATTCAGGTGCCCACGGACCTGGCGCAGAAGTTTGCTGATACCCACAGCATGCCCTTGTTTGAGACCTCTGCCAAGAACCCCAATGACAATGACCATGTGGAGGCCATATTCATGACACTGGCTCACAAGCTTAAAAGTCACAAGCCATTAATGCTTAGTCAACCCCCAGATCGTGACGAGATACATATAAAGCCTGAACCAAAACCTGCCACGTCCTGCTGGTGTTAAGTCACACTGTCACTGCCTGTCACCTTGTCTTGTTTGCAAGTGCTTCAAAATTATCATCTTGGCAAAGttccaggttttggtagcaatTATAGCAAATCCCTTTGGCACTTTAatgtggttttctgtttgttgtttgtttgggtttttttttgtcccctgGTGTAGATGTGCCCATCTCATGCTCTTGCACTTTGTAACTGTACTTTCTGAATTACTGAAGTTTCACTATAAATATATGGGAACGTAAACTTTCGTGTGAAGTTTTGACAGAGCAATTCTGCTTTGAGCTCTTGCTGCCTGAGGTTGTTTTTCATCACTTGTGGTAAGGTTATAAATAGTTGGCCAGTTTACTAACATTTTTGGTTGCTACTTGCATTGGAATAATGTAGGAGAAAGGGAGTTTTTTGACAGCCAGGGAGCTTGGGTTTTGGATCAGCAGGTGGGGAGATTTTTGGCATATGAAGGAATATTTGGTGACTGCTAGCAAATTAGTAAACAGGTAcctttttattataaaaacaaaaaccaggaCTGTCAAAGTTTGGGCTGTCAGTGTAAGTGCAAACTGCTGGTGTTTGACCTGTCATTCCACtgtgaactttttttcttcatggcaGTGGTAAGGGAATTGACCAACTTGTCCCTACCTCTAGACTATTATTTGATACTTAaaacttcattaatttttcatatttagcATGTGGTACTAAACTATGCATTGCCTCTTATGGAAAGTACTGTAGCACAGGATTTGGGGTAAATCTGGGGCTCTTAACTGTCCATAACTTCTCTGACCTTACTAAAACTTCAATGAGGACGTATTTCTAAAGGTGCTGTGTTTGAGTTTGAGTGTCCCAGGGTAAGTAAAAACACTTAAGTAAATAAAAGGTTTAATGAAGTTGGCAAAAGCATATTGGTTTTTAAAGATGGGGTTTTGGAGGATTTTAGTGACAATGAGTGCTTCACAAATATCTTGAGAAACCAACTTGATAACGTATTTCAGGAAAGGGAACGCCTAGGATGGAATGTTAGGAATATGGGACTTGCTTAAAATATGTCTGAATCCAAACTAGAGTAGGTTTTGAGATATGCAGTAAATGTACCAAGTACATCATCTGTTACAGATTTTTGAGCTAAAACCTGCTTGTAATGTTGTGGCTGTATGTGGGGCATCCTTGGCATTGCTAGTGTGAGTTAGTAGGGGTCAGATGAGGGAAATTACTGCTCTAGAACCATCTTTTCCTGTGTTCTAGTAGTTCCAGCcgcttttttttcacttctgttgaAGGTCAAGTTTCATAATAAGGTCGAGTTTCATAATAAAAATGGTGCTAAGTTGCACGTAATTGCATAAAGCAAAATGTAAGCCACAGAATGCCATCTATGACTTTATTCACATGCCATGTCAAACAATGTCTTGTGACTTAGTTTTTGAAGGAATTGAAGAATaaatgaaggggtttttttgtttgtttgtttgtttgtttaattattattactgGCAATGTGTAGCAGGTGTTGCTGACTGGAAACTAAATGGAAGGGCCAGTTCAGGAGCTGCCACCCTAGTGATCACATTCGAAACAAATCACTGAAACAAGATAACTAGTATTATGTAAACTATTACAGTTGTTAAGATGTAATTCCACTGCAACTTAAACCGACAAACTAAAAATGCATTGACTTTTTTCTCGATTTAGAAAGAGCATTCAATTTGGTCTAATACAATTAAGATGTTTAAAAGTAATCTAAACAAAAGGCTATACTATAAAGCTGCTTCAACTGTGACAGTATTTTTGCTTAGGAAACACTTGTAAAAGGGAGCTTTTGTATTCACTCTGAACCTTACTAGAATTTACAGTCCTTTCAGAAACAATCACCTTTTTAACACTAGTGtacttaatgtttttttaagaaaaggattGATCTTAAATTTATCTGTATACTGTTGTAAATAAATATGGTTTACAGTCCTATTGGACAGCTTGTTTTTCACTCATGTCCTTAATCCTTTTTCTCAGAAGGCTCCATCTTAATTATTTGTTTACCAAGGAGGTTGACAagtgtggggggtttttttgcttattggtttgtttgggtttttttccttttttaataaaataacccCAGAATTTCAAAGTCAGTCGATCAGGTTGGGGGTTGAGGTAAGGAAATGATGTAGCTGCAGTGTTACTGTTAAATTTACATTCCTGTTAAGCTTTATTTGAGTTGTCACAGCCTGTAAATAAAGGCCCTCATGTCATGAAAATTGTGTGGAAATGGTGTTCAAGTGTGTAATTTCATGTTCAGCACAAAGCATGTTTTAATGGTTTTGCCATAAAAGTAATGTGGTCAGTAACGCAGGATTCAGTATTGCTTCCTGGCTTTCAGTGGCGACGTTCTGCCCCCAAAATGGATGTCAAAAATACCGAATACTTTGTATGTGTATTTTCACTTTAACCAAATTGTAAAGTCGGGTTATTTTCTATGTGTTGGGGGAGGGCAAGACACAATTCCAGAAACCTAATAAACTGTCTTTGCCACAAGCAGTTATCACTTGTTTTCAATAATTACACAAGGAATGTTGATCTAATTTCTTATGGCTAAAAAAAGCtatgagggaggaaaaagagttTCTAGTTTCTGTATGTGTGGGTGACAGGTTTGTACAAGACTGCCACCACACTTGGACTGCTGTCAGTGCTTCCTTGTGATGGCTCCGGGTGGATCTGAGGCATCCGAGGCACCCACTGGATGATTCAGAAGTATGTTTGGGATTTATTTCAGATTCCAGAAGAATGGGACGTGATGCAACAGTTACAAAATGACCCTTGAACGTATGTCAAGAGCCTAAAGGAATCTTCTCCATTACTCTTCTAGTCTCATCgtgttcagaaataaaagctcttAACTTCCTTGTTATCTCTTTGTTAATCTATCTTGGTGGTTTGCCCTGTGAGTTTGGACCTTGGGAGTGACCAGAAGGGACCTTGGTAAAAGAAAGCTGCTCAGGGAGGAAGCAGTTTGCAACTTGGGGAAGGCAAGAGGTCGAGATACAGACTCTGGATGTGTCCTAGTACTCATGCATATACCTGCTGTGCATTAGGGTTTCCTGGGGTTTCTAATGTCTCATGTCTTCGTCGTGATCAAGATGCTAAGAAGCATCCAAATAAATCCATGAGGGTTTTATGTGTACTGTAATCTCCCCAAAGCAAAAAGTCATTAAAGATTAAACAGTTCCACCTTTGTCGctgttttttttcatcttcataagtcaatagttttaaaaaacagcattCCAGATGCAGTGAAAATAGGTGAGGACCCCTAATGAAAGTCATATTTTTCGCTTTCATTTCAGCcctaaaatacagtttaatgATCTAAAAAACAAGTTAAGCTCTGACTTTTATGGAAGGGTGTACTGTGGGAGTTCATACAAGAGTTaaggcagaggcagctctgctgctccctgtgacCTTCACCACCCTCATCTGCCTCACGAGTGCTCTCCCTCCTGGAAtcaggaaaatgggaaagcagagaaaagtgaCTGTTTTCCCTCAAATATGGCAGCTTTGCATGAAGACAAAACTGATCAGCGATTATAGCTTTGTTCGCCATGCAGCCAAAAATGCctggttttgtctttgtctCCCATAACATTTGATCATGTGCTGATCATACTCTTGTTACCTGGTTCATCCTGTATGACACAGTAGAAGTGCCATCTTTAAACTGTAGCCCTGCACCAGCATTCCCCCTGGGTGATCATCTGCTGACTTCCTGCTTTTATAAATTCTGGGAAGTTCGTGTTGCTTGTGCCCTCTGTGAGTATTTTCACTTTCACCAGAACGTGTAGTTCCAATggtcttttgttttccaaagtccTACTTTTTGAGGTCATTGATGTTTTACTAAACAATCTGCAATTCCCAGATAAAAAGGAGAGCCCTGGGTCATTTTAAAGCAACAGTAACGTTCCTTTTAAAATGGTGGCCTGGTTTTCTGTGCAAATCAATGCAACAATCTTAAATCTAAAGTTGTAAGTAACGTTAGAAACTCAGTAACCTATGGCTCACAAAAAACCTCCACTGTTTTTAGGAtgaaggactttttacaagtCGTCAGTTGACCCTGGGTGCCAAAAGGAGG containing:
- the RAB33B gene encoding ras-related protein Rab-33B, translating into MASASGDVESSLELSLTGSGALPGALPPARSRIFKIIVIGDSNVGKTCLTFRFCAGRFPQRTEATIGVDFRERAVTIDGERIKIQLWDTAGQERFRKSMVQHYYRNVHAVVFVYDMTNIASFHSLPSWIEECKQHLLANDIPRILVGNKCDLRSAIQVPTDLAQKFADTHSMPLFETSAKNPNDNDHVEAIFMTLAHKLKSHKPLMLSQPPDRDEIHIKPEPKPATSCWC